Genomic segment of Desulfallas thermosapovorans DSM 6562:
CTTCCCGATCAACAAATATTTCCAACGGATCGCCTTCGCGGATTCTTAATGTTCGCCTTATCTCTTTAGGTATAACCACCCTGCCAAGATCATCAATACGACGCACTATACCCGTTGCCTTCATGGGCCGCCCTTCCCTCCTTTACCAGTGGATGATCACGATAAAACTTTCTATGTTAGTATATAACCGGAGGACGGCATTTATTCATTTTTTTCCAATCCAAAGTAAAATTATTTTCACCTTACCAGGTAATGTCTATTTTTTTGTCGATTGATTTTCCGGCTCAGTACCGGATTGTTGCTCCGCAGGCTGCTCCGCCAGCTTGTTTACTATATCAGCATTATCCCGCAGTTCCTGCATATATTCCGCTACTTTTTGGTTGACCCGCTCATTACGCAGGCTGGTGATAATTTGATCCTTAACTTCGTCCAGGGTATAAGTTTTCGCGGGAATAAGTTTGTCCAGACGAATAATGTGATAACCAAAGGTAGTCTTGACGGGCTCCACTGTATATTTACCCTCCTGCAGGGCAAAGGCGGCATTTTCAAATTCTTCGGCAAAGCCACTCCCTTTGCTAAAGGCGGGATATTGGCCGCCGTTATCCTTACTGCCCAGGTCATCACTGTACTCCCTGGCCAATTGGGCAAAGTCGGCACCTGAGGCCACCTTATCCACAATCTGCAGCGCCAGCACCTTGGCATCCATTTCGCTGCGGTTTTTACCATTGGAATAATCGCCCACACCGATTAAGATATGGCTGACCTGCCGCTGCTCCGGGTCAGTATACTGGGCACTGTTTTTAGCATAATAATCACTTATTTCGGTCTCGGTGGGCTGGGGCACCTCGGAACTTATTTTTTCATACAGTTTATTAACAGCCAGCTGCTCCTTCATAAAATCTCCCAGCTTGGGTTCGTTTATCCCATAGGCCGCCAAAAATTTCTTAAACTCCCCTTCGCTGTCCAGTTGCTCCTTAAGAGTGGCAATTTCTTCCTGCACCTCTTTATCCGTGGGCATAAGCCCCAAACGTTCCACTTCCGCCAGCACTAAGCGCTGGTCGATTAACTGGTTTAACACGTCCTGCTGCAACATCTTTTCCATTTCCCTGGCCTGTTCACCCTCCAGCACGAAACCTTGTTGGGCCAGAGTGTCCATTTGGGTGGCTACCGCTTCGTCCAGTTCCTGGGATGTAATATTTTCACCGTTCACAGTAGCCACCACATTGCTGCCGCAGCCTCCGAGAAAAACAAGCGCCAGTGAAAGCGTTAAACTTAAAAGAATTATGGTATTTCTACGCAAAAGTTATCTCCTCCCTAATAATAGACCGCCCTTAAAAAAGGCGGTGTCAACTCATTTAATTATATAGTAAAGAAACGTACCGGACAATAGCCAGGCCCTCATAATAACCTGCAGGCTATTTTGGACCAAGTAAAAGGATACAGGGCATTCTTTAGCATGCCCGCCATATTTTTAAAAAGTGTGCGTTTTACCCGCCAAATTTTTCAAAAACCTTTCCAGTTCATCCATCTGCTCTGCAGGCAGGCGCCCGGCCTCCCGTACTTTATAACGGATTTCAAAATCACCGTCGGCATGGCTGAATTTTACCTTATTACGATAGTGTTCGCCCAGTTGTACCAGTTTTTCACCGGTAAGGGTATGTCCCGGGGCGAAGGTCAACCGGTAAAAACCCTGTTGTTTATTCACTGACTTTATTTTTAAATGCCCGGCCATAATCCTGATTCGGGATACCCTTAACAGGTTTTGCACCGCCTGCGGTAAATCACCGAAACGATCCACCAATTCCTCTTCCAAATCAGCAATGCCGCCGGTACTTTGCAGTGAGGCAATGCGCCGGTATATTTCCACCTTTTGATTGGCGTCGGCGATATACTGGTTTGGTATATACGCCTCCACGGGTAATTCCACCACGGTGTCCACGGGTTTTTCCTCCTGTTGTCCCCGGGCTTCCCGTACCGCCTCCTCCAATAGCCGGCAGTACATATCAAAGCCCACCGCTGCGATATGGCCATGCTGTTCCGCCCCCAGCAAGTTGCCGGCACCCCTGATTTCCAGGTCGCGCATGGCAATTTTATAACCCGAACCAAATTCGGTAAACTCCCTGATGGCCGCCAATCTTTTTTCGGCCACTTCATTGAGCACCCTGTCCTTACGGAAGGTAAGATACGCATAGGCCAACCGGTTGGCGCGGCCTACCCGGCCCCGTAACTGGTAAAGCTGGGCCAGGCCAAAGTTGTTAGCTTCTTTTATAATTAACGTATTGACATTTGAAATATCCAAGCCGCTTTCGATAATGGTAGTGCACACCAGTACATCATATTCCCGGTCAATAAAGTCCAGCATGATCTGTTCCAGCTCTTCTTCCCGCATTTGCCCGTGGGCTGTAACAATGCGGGCCTCGGGTACCAGTCCTTTAACCCACGAGGCAACGTTATCCAGGTCGGCCACCCGGTTGTGTACATAATAAACCTGCCCCCCCCGGCCCAGTTCCCGGCGAATGGCCTCCCGAATCAACAGCGGATCTTCCTCCAGCACATAGGTCTGCACCGGAAACCGGTTTTCCGGCGGCGTCTCCAGCAGGCTGGTATCCCGCACCCCCACCAGCGACATGTGCAGCGTACGGGGAATGGGCGTAGCGGTCAGGGTCAAAACATCTACGCTGGTACGTAATTTTTTCAACTTTTCCTTGTGTGCCACACCAAAACGTTGTTCTTCGTCCACCACCAGTAAACCCAGGTCCTTAAAGACAACATCCTCCTGAACCAGCCTGTGGGTGCCGATAACTATATCCACGCTGCCCTCTTTAAGTCCCTGGATAATCAAGCGCTGCTCTTTGGGCGTCCGGAAGCGGCTGAGCATCTCCACTGTCACGGGATAACCGGCAAACCGTTCCCTGAAGGTGTTATAATGCTGCTGGGCCAGGATAGTGGTAGGCACCAGCACGGCCACCTGTTTGCTTTCCATCACCGCCTTAAAGGCCGCCCGCAGCGCCACCTCTGTTTTGCCATAGCCCACATCGCCGCAAAGCAACCGGTCCATGGGCCGCGGCCTTTCCATATCCCTTTTCACTTCACTGATGGCCCGCAGCTGGTCGGGCGTTTCCTCGTAAGGGAAGGCGTCCTCAAATTCCTTCTGCCATACCGTATCCGGCCCGAAAGCGTAACCCTGCACCGTTTCCCGGGCAGCATACAGGGCCAGTAATTCCTGGGCCATATCCCGCACCGCTTCCCGGACCCGGTTTTTCACCCGGTTCCATTCCGCACCGCCCAGCTTGGAAAGTCGCGGGCTATCGGCCTCGGCGCCCAGGTATTTTTGCAGCAACGAAACCTGGTCGGTGGGTACGTACAGTTTATCTTCACCGGCATATTTAACCTGCAGGTATTCCTTGCGAATACCCCCTATTTCCAGCGGCACAATGCCCAGGTACCGGCCAATACCGTGGTTCACATGGACCACGTAATCCCCGGCCTTGAGGTCGGTGAAGGGCTCCAGCCGGTTGCCCGCCTCCCGGGGTTGCTCCCGTTTTCTAACTTTGCGCTGGCCAAATATTTCAGCCTCGGTGATCACCACTAACCGGGCGTTGACCAGTTCAAAACCCCCGGATAATATCCCGTGGGTAATGACCACATGGCCCGGTTTAACCTCCTGATCCAAAGAAGATAAATAAAAGGCGTCCACCTTTTCATCCCGCAGGGCATCCAACAGGTGGCGCCCCCGGTCCGGCCCCGTCACCAAAAGCACCACGGCGTTGCCGTTGCGGCGCCACTGGCGTATTTCATCGGCCAGTATATCGGTATGGCCTAAAAAGCTATGCATGGACTTGGCCGCGAAATTGACTATCTTCTGGGGCCGGATAAAGGGGGCCTGGCGGGGCATAAAGGAAAAGTAAACCGCCTCGTGTTCAGCAATGTCCTCATGCAATTCATCCCAGTTAAGGTAACATTTTACTTGCCCGGGCAACACCTTACCCCTGGTAAGGAGGTCGGCATAAATCTCGGCCCGCTCCCGCTGGATGCTTTGCACCACTTCCTTAATCTTCAGCGGCTCGTCTATAAATACGGGTGTTCCTGCTGGAAGATAATCCAGCAGGCTTACCGGCCGGGGATAAAAATAAGGGGTAAATTGTTCCAGCCCGGGAAAATAAACTTCACCATTAAGCATATCCAGCAATTGCCCGAAATGCTCTTCCAAAAAGCCCAGGGCCGCTTGATCGCCGGATTTGGCCAATTTGCGCCGCGAGGCCAGGTACTCCGCCTTAACGGCACTGTATCCCATGGCCCACAACTCCCGGCCGGCCACGGTTTCCCGGGCCGGAAAAACCACCAGCCGGTCGATCTTTTGGTCGGAACGCTGTGACTGGACTTCAAACTGGCGGATGGAATCCACTTCGTCATCGAAAAATTCCAAACGTACAGGCAACTCCCGGGTCATGGGGAAAATATCTGCAATACCGCCGCGTACGCTGAACTGCCCGGCCCTTTCCACCAAGTCGACCCTTTCATAGCCCATGGCTACCAGGCGGCGTACCAGTTCCCCAATTTCCTGCCGCATACCTACGGCCAACTCCAACCGGGCGCCGGCAAACACGCCCGGCGGGCTGAGCCGGGACAGTAGTGCCTCCACCGGGGCCACCACCACCACCTGCTCGCCCAGACACAGGGCCTCCAGCACCCTTAGCCGGGAGGCCGTCACCTCCATACCGTGGGCCAGCACCTGGTAAGGAAGCTGCTCGTGCACCGGGAATTGCACCACCCGCAATTGCGGCAGCAGCGCGGATAAATCATCCACCACCCGCCCTGCCTCCAACTCACCCGGCGTCACCACCAGGACCACCGGGTAACCGGTAGTTACCATGGCCGCCATCAGCAGATTGCGCTGGGAACCGGTTAACCCGAACACTTGCTGCTGGCTTCGGTGGGCCGCCAAACCCCTCACCAGGGCAACGCACTCCGGAGTTTCCTTGATTAATTTTAATAAACCTTGCAATTGTATCACCAGCCGTAAAAAGGCATCACAAAAAAAGCTTTAGCGCCACCAGGCTAAAGCTGTAAGGCCTTTTTATTTTTGAGTCTGTTGGAGTAGAAGTATTCTTAGGTGTCAGGTGCTGCCAGGGTTGAAAGAGCAAAATCTTTCAACCCTGGCAGCACCCGGCACTTAAGTGGGCACCACAAAGAACAGCCAACGTAGAGATTTCACCAGTGAATCTCGCGCGGACTTTTTAGAACAGCCCCTTTTACCTTTTTCTTTAATCCAAAATCTAGCTTAATTTATTCTTGTGGCATAGAAAAAACCATCTGGAGCACCATATATCTCTTCGCGGCACTCATCACACAGGCCCGAAGCCACACCGCTTCCATTTTCAGGCTCCACCATCATTATATCCCCGCTATTGTCCACCGTCAAGCCGTCCAGGTCAACCTCGATGGCCCGCCCGCCTGATTCGGTAACCTTAAACAACCGGTCGCAGCATTCACAGACGTGGTAAATTTTCATACTTTTCACCTACCGTGTTCAAATAGCCTGGAGAATTTATTGCCCGTCAAAAACTTTACCAGATCCGCACCGCTGTATAATTCCACATTGCGTGGAGCATCACCGCCGGCACCACGGCCGCCACACCGGCATAGGCCAGAAACCAGGCGGTAACGAACCCCAGCAGGCTGTGCAGCGCCAGTGCCGCAAGCCCCGGCCAGATCCCGCGCCCGCCCGATAAATCCGCCAGCAGCTCGGCACCGCCAAACACCACGTGGGTTAAAAATATGTCGGCGCCCAAAAGAAGCGCCAGCCCCGTTTTAGTTACTTCCTCCGCAACCGGTGCCACCAGCACGATCAGGGCAAGGCCTCCGTCCCGGCCGGCTAAACCCAGTATCCCGCGGGCCGTTACCGCGGACAATAAACCTGCCAGCACAAACAAGTAGATTCCCCTGCTTATAATATTGACCTTTGGAGGCAAGCTTATACCATCCTGGTTATTTAGCTGGTTCAGGCGGTACAACCAGGCTGACATTTAGTTTTATGAAATCATTATTTGTTTTTCACTTTCTCTGTAATTCGTCGGGCAATTCCGGCGGCTACTTCCTCACGGATTTGTTGCTTATTCCGGAAGGGCCTATTTGCGGGTAAAGACGCGTAAAGTTAGGTCAATGGCTTGCGTTTGATTGCCCGCAGTTTGGCTTCATCGTCCCGGTTAAATTCAAATAAAAGTTCGTCACCTGGTTGCAGGTTAAGCTTGCGCCGGATGGCTGCAGAAATTGTTATTTGGCCCTTACTTGTTAGCTTTGCCTTAATCATAGCGGCACTTCCTTACACGAAGCTTAATTCCTTACTTTATTAATTTCAATCTTTTCTGTTTTGATTATTGACAGCATTTCATCATAATTATAAGACATGGCTCTTACCCAGGGCCGCTGCAATTGCTACCCGGAGCAAAGTTCACCTCCACCCGTTGAACTTGTTCATGGCGGACACCACCCCGGCCCGGACGATCTCCTCCACCACCCCGGGCACGGTTTCCAGTACCCGGCAGATGGCCTCCATATCCTCCGGGGCGGGGCGGGCCAGCACCCAGTCCGCCACCTCTGGGCCGGGCACCGGAGGACGCCCGATGCCGATGCGCACCCGGATAAAATCTCCGGTTCCCAAGAGGCTAATGATTGAAGCCATCCCCCGGTGCCCGCCGGCGCTGCCCCGATCCCGAATGCGCAGCCGGCCGGGGGGCAGGTCCAAATCATCGTAAATAACTATCAAATCGGCAGGGGCCAGTTTGTACCAGTTCAGCAGCGCAACCACCGCCTGCCCGCTTAAATTCATATAAGTCTGGGGCTTGGCCAGGATAATTTTCTCCCCCGCCAAAACCCCTTGTCCCACCAGGGAGTTGAAAAAAATACGGTCCACCGGCGTTTCCAGCCGCTTCGCCAGCCGGTCCACCGCCATAAAACCGGCATTGTGCCTGGTCAGCGCGTACCTGGGTCCCGGGTTACCTAAACCCACCACCAGTTTCAAAATGCATTACCTCCGCTTTAAAATTTTGCCTCGATATGCCGTAATTAATTTATATATAAATATACCACGACCACCCGTTATATAATGGATTTGCGAACTTTAATTTCGCCATTACTTCATGCAAAAAATCACTCCCGCCACGTAAAACGGGAGTTCACTGGGCAAGTAATCAAAAACCTGAAGTACACTTTACCGTATTATCAGTGTCATTTAAAATATGTTATATATTTAATAATCTATACCGGGAGGGGAATAACGGGTGGATATTGTGGCGGTAATTGCCGAAAATAAAATCCGCGAGGCCATCAAGAAGGGCGATTTTGATAATCTTTCCGGCCGGGGAAAACCCCTGAAAGTGGAGGACCTTTCCGGCGTGCCCGAAGAATTGCGGGCGTCTTACATTATTTTGAAAAACTACGGAGCGCTACCACCCGAGATGGAGCTGGCCAAGGAAATTGTAACGCTACAAAGATTGGTTAATTGCTGCTACCGTGATGAAGAGAAAACCGCCTTGCGAAAAAAATTAAACGAAAAAATGCTCAGGTTCAACCTGTTGATGGAAAAACGGGGCGCAACCCCAGCACTGCAGTTTTACCAGGATAAAATTGAACAAAAGCTACTTTCGGATTAAAATTTTTTATCGCTATCCAGCAGAATAGTAACGGGACCATCGTTTACCAGTTCCACCTCCATATGGGCGGCAAAAACACCGGTTTGCACTTTGGAAACACCTAATTTGTGAAACTTGTCTATTAAATAATTGTAAATTTCACTGGCTGTTTCCGGCCTGGCGGCACTTGAAAAGGATGGCCTCTTCCCTTTCCTGCAATCTCCATATAACGTGAATTGCGATACAACCAGCAACTGACCGTTTATATCTTTAAGGGACAAATTCATTTTGCCGGCGGAATCTTCAAAAATCCTTAAATCTACAATTTTTTGGGCCAGGTAATCCGCTGCGCTATTGGTATCATCGATTCCAATACCAACAAGCACCAGTAATCCCCTGGATATCTTCGATATAACTTGTCCATCGATAAGAACTTGAGCTCTGGTTACCCTCTGCACAACTGCGCGCATACAATCAAATCTCCCTTTGCCATAGAATTTGTATTAACTTAGATCCGTATCGGGTTAGTTTACTAATGAATCCCATATTAGCATTCTCCTTTAAGTTGACAAATACCTATGGAATAATTGTACACTTAAACATAAAAAAAGTGAAAGCCCCCCTGGGTGTGAGCGGGGGGTTCATTTTAAATGTAAGCGTCAAGGATAGTGAAATAAGGGTCGGAATTTTTGAAAATTTTATCATTGATATGAAAGAGGTTTTTTGATGTTTGATTATAATCTATTGGAAAAATTCCCGGTCCTGGTATCCACCACCGGAAATCCTGGCTGGGAGGCCACGCCTATGGCGTTGGCCTTCCGCCCCAATAGGCTAACGCAAGCCTCCCTCCATGTATAGGTAAAGGGCTTAATAATTATTTAATCTTTTGCTATTGACCTTTCCCCTGATAATCCAATAAGTTACATTATTATCATAAGTACCTTTCCTGGCCAGCTCTTCCCGGCAATTGGAACAGAATAAATTACCCTCGTTTTCTTCAAGATTTACTTCAGATGCTATGATTCTGGGCAACTGCAGCTTTATTAAGTTCCCCTTGCTCCCTTTGGCATATATCACCACGGGTGTTTTACAATTTCCACAGGAAACTTCCAGCGGAAAGGTGTTTCGTCTTTTCCTATAATAAGGGTTTTTGTATTTCATGTTATTAATCCCCCCATGTCAGGCATATCCTTTAACATGATACCGCTTTGGACACCCGCGGAACAAAAGTGTTATAACTGCTGTTACCCGCTATTATAAATTATTTCAAGTTTATAACAACAACTCTTTTGAAACTGTACACACAAATAACCCTCTCCTAAAAAAGAGAGGGTACCAGGAATAGCTGTATAGGATTGTTTACCTGGGAACGGAAACAGCTGTTAAGGCATGCATGGGTATTAACACAGAATCGTTGGTATTATTAACTGTCCGGTGCACCTCAATGTAATTGGAACCCACACCATGCAGCATACCCGTCACCGGGGTGGAAGCATCGCCCACATAGGCGGTAACGTTCCTTCCCACCGATTTGTGCAATCGTTCCATCAGGGTCATACCATGCCCGGGGCTGTAGGATCCCCCCATCCCGCCGCCGGGCGGATACCCGGGCGAATACCCACCGGGAGGATACCCGGCTCCTTGTGTATCAGCCATCATTATCGCCTCCTAATACATTGCATATCCCAAAATATGCAATACCAGGGGCAATTGTGCATCTTTTTAGGCCGGTGTTTCATCCCCGGCCGTGCCGGCCTCACCCTCCCCGGCCTCGGCTTCAATATCCGGTGATTCCTCGACTCCCTGGGCAACCACTGTTAACACTGTAGCGCCAGGCTCGTCCAAAACTTCCACCTTGTCCGGAACGGCGATATCCCGCACGGCTATGGTATCCCCCACCGACAAACCCTCTATGTTAACGGTAATTTCTTTGGGAATATCAACAGGCAAACAGGATACTTGCAATTCCCGCAGGGCAAATTGTGCAATACCATCGCCAACCTCACCGGTGAATTTAAGCGGTACCGTCATATCAATTTTATTATCAAGGGAAATCTGGTGCAGGTCCACACTGATCAAATCATGCTGAATGATACCGTACTGCGCGTCCTTGATTAACACTTTGTACTGCTTTTCTTTCTCCAGCCCCGACCCCTTGATGGTCAAGTCAATAATCGCATTGGGATTGCTGGATAAAATTTTTTGCAGCGGCTTTAATTCCACTTCCACCGGGATACTACCCACCGCTTTGCCATAAACCACACCGGGTATCATGCCCCGGCGGGCCAGTTCTTTACGATAGCTTTTACCCTTTCGCTGCCTTACGTTAACTTGCAAATTAACATTTGACATTTTTAAACCCCCTTAAGGATAATATTCCCTTTTAAAGGTTATATCATGCCCGCCAGCAACATAACATTAAGTAGAATATTGAAAGGCGCACAGGGGGTGTGTTAATATTGCGCAAAAGTAAACAATTTATTTCCATGCCGGTAATAAGCCTGGAAGAAGGCCGGCAAATCGGCACCGTTAAAGGGCTGGTGGTTGATCCCGGGTTAAAAAGGGTGGCCGCCCTGATCATAGAACAAAAGGGATGGTTTAACGATCAGAAGTTTATCCCCTACAGCAATGTACATAGTGTCGGTGAAGACGCAGTCACGATAAAACACGGCACTATGGTACAAAAGGGCGGTAACCTGCCGGAAATAATCAGCCTGGCCAAAAACAAAGTCAAAATAAGCGGTGCCCGCATGGTAACCGAGAGCGGCACTGTGCTTGGCGAGGCTGATGATTACTATGTCAACCTTGCTTCGGGTGAAATGATCGGCCTGGAATTCAGCGGCAGTTTTATAAATGGCCTGTTTAGCGGCAAAGCCTTTTTAGATATAAATCATGTCCTTACCATCGGGAAGGATATGGTGGTTTGCTCCGATAAGTCCCCGGAAGAAGCAGTCAAACTTGACGGGGGTCTGCAGGAAAGATTGCGCAGCGTAAAGGATTCCACCAGTCACCTGTGGGAGTCAACTTTACAAAAAACCCGGGAACTGGGCTCCAACGTGAACAACTCCATCACCAGAATAAAACGCAGTAAAAAAGAAAACGAAACCCCGAAACCTCCGGTAAAGGAATCAATACCCCGGTCCGGTGAGCAAACGGAGCCATTGGGGCAAAAGCCACCGGAAGGGCAGGCAACACCGGAAAACAAGCCCCGCATTGATTAAGCGGCCGCATAAGAGAGCCTCCGCAGGCCGGCCCATAATCCATAAGTAAAAGTGGAAACGCCCCGCCTCAGCGGGGCTTGTTTTAGTCGAAAAGTTTACTTACCGACAAATCTTCATGAATGCGGATAATGGCTTCTCCCAAAAGGGGTGCCACCGAAAGTATTTTAATCTTATCGATCACTTTACTCTCGGGCAGAGGAATGGTATTGGTCACCAGCACTTCCCGAATGGGCGCACCGGCCAGTCGTTCCACTGCGGGGCCGCTGAGCACGGGGTGGGTGCAGCAAACAAAAATATCCCCGGCCCCCCATTTTTTAAGGGCGGCTGCCGCCTGGGTGATGGTACCGGCCGTATCTATGATATCATCAATCATAATGACATTTTTACCGCTAATATCACCGATAATATTCATAATTTCCGCCACATTGGGTTCCGGGCGTCTCTTATCAATAATGGCGATGGGGGCACCAATTCTCTCCGCCAAATCACGGGCCCGCTGCACGCCGCCCAAATCCGGACTCACCACCACCACATTATCTACTTTCCGCTGCATAAAATACTGGGCCAATAGCGGCACGCCGGGCAGGTGGTCCACCGGTATATCAAAAAAACCCTGGATCTGCCCGGCGTGTAAATCCATGGTAATAACCCGGCGGGCACCGCTGGCGGTAATTAAATTAGCCACCAGCTTGGCGGTGATGGGGTCCCGGGCCCTGGCTTTGCGATCCTGCCGGGCATACCCGTAATAGGGGGTTACCGCTGTAATTCTGCGGGCCGACGCCCGACGCACGGCGTCCACCATCACCAGCAGTTCCATCAAATGCTCGTTTACCGGTTCACAGGTGGGTTGAATAATAAAAACATCCGCGCCCCGCACACTTTCATTTATTTTGACCTGTATCTCCCCGTCACTAAAGCGGGTAACCTTGGCGGCTCCCACGGAAACGCCTAAATAATGGGCAATTTCCTCCGCCAGGGCGGCATTGGCGTTTCCTGTAAATATTTTCAGCCGTTGTCGGGATGACATCTTGCGCGTACCTCCAAAAAATTATTGGTCACTCTTTTACAGTTGCTTTTTTTCTTTGGGCCCAGCCTTCAATGTTTTTCTGCCTGTCCCTGGCCACGCCCAGCGCGCCGGGCGGCACATCCCTGGTGATGGTGGAACCCGCTCCGGTTACAGCCC
This window contains:
- a CDS encoding AbrB/MazE/SpoVT family DNA-binding domain-containing protein — its product is MIKAKLTSKGQITISAAIRRKLNLQPGDELLFEFNRDDEAKLRAIKRKPLT
- a CDS encoding 50S ribosomal protein L25; translated protein: MSNVNLQVNVRQRKGKSYRKELARRGMIPGVVYGKAVGSIPVEVELKPLQKILSSNPNAIIDLTIKGSGLEKEKQYKVLIKDAQYGIIQHDLISVDLHQISLDNKIDMTVPLKFTGEVGDGIAQFALRELQVSCLPVDIPKEITVNIEGLSVGDTIAVRDIAVPDKVEVLDEPGATVLTVVAQGVEESPDIEAEAGEGEAGTAGDETPA
- a CDS encoding DnaJ family domain-containing protein, producing MDIVAVIAENKIREAIKKGDFDNLSGRGKPLKVEDLSGVPEELRASYIILKNYGALPPEMELAKEIVTLQRLVNCCYRDEEKTALRKKLNEKMLRFNLLMEKRGATPALQFYQDKIEQKLLSD
- the pth gene encoding aminoacyl-tRNA hydrolase codes for the protein MKLVVGLGNPGPRYALTRHNAGFMAVDRLAKRLETPVDRIFFNSLVGQGVLAGEKIILAKPQTYMNLSGQAVVALLNWYKLAPADLIVIYDDLDLPPGRLRIRDRGSAGGHRGMASIISLLGTGDFIRVRIGIGRPPVPGPEVADWVLARPAPEDMEAICRVLETVPGVVEEIVRAGVVSAMNKFNGWR
- the dtd gene encoding D-aminoacyl-tRNA deacylase produces the protein MRAVVQRVTRAQVLIDGQVISKISRGLLVLVGIGIDDTNSAADYLAQKIVDLRIFEDSAGKMNLSLKDINGQLLVVSQFTLYGDCRKGKRPSFSSAARPETASEIYNYLIDKFHKLGVSKVQTGVFAAHMEVELVNDGPVTILLDSDKKF
- a CDS encoding ribose-phosphate diphosphokinase, which gives rise to MSSRQRLKIFTGNANAALAEEIAHYLGVSVGAAKVTRFSDGEIQVKINESVRGADVFIIQPTCEPVNEHLMELLVMVDAVRRASARRITAVTPYYGYARQDRKARARDPITAKLVANLITASGARRVITMDLHAGQIQGFFDIPVDHLPGVPLLAQYFMQRKVDNVVVVSPDLGGVQRARDLAERIGAPIAIIDKRRPEPNVAEIMNIIGDISGKNVIMIDDIIDTAGTITQAAAALKKWGAGDIFVCCTHPVLSGPAVERLAGAPIREVLVTNTIPLPESKVIDKIKILSVAPLLGEAIIRIHEDLSVSKLFD
- the mfd gene encoding transcription-repair coupling factor encodes the protein MQGLLKLIKETPECVALVRGLAAHRSQQQVFGLTGSQRNLLMAAMVTTGYPVVLVVTPGELEAGRVVDDLSALLPQLRVVQFPVHEQLPYQVLAHGMEVTASRLRVLEALCLGEQVVVVAPVEALLSRLSPPGVFAGARLELAVGMRQEIGELVRRLVAMGYERVDLVERAGQFSVRGGIADIFPMTRELPVRLEFFDDEVDSIRQFEVQSQRSDQKIDRLVVFPARETVAGRELWAMGYSAVKAEYLASRRKLAKSGDQAALGFLEEHFGQLLDMLNGEVYFPGLEQFTPYFYPRPVSLLDYLPAGTPVFIDEPLKIKEVVQSIQRERAEIYADLLTRGKVLPGQVKCYLNWDELHEDIAEHEAVYFSFMPRQAPFIRPQKIVNFAAKSMHSFLGHTDILADEIRQWRRNGNAVVLLVTGPDRGRHLLDALRDEKVDAFYLSSLDQEVKPGHVVITHGILSGGFELVNARLVVITEAEIFGQRKVRKREQPREAGNRLEPFTDLKAGDYVVHVNHGIGRYLGIVPLEIGGIRKEYLQVKYAGEDKLYVPTDQVSLLQKYLGAEADSPRLSKLGGAEWNRVKNRVREAVRDMAQELLALYAARETVQGYAFGPDTVWQKEFEDAFPYEETPDQLRAISEVKRDMERPRPMDRLLCGDVGYGKTEVALRAAFKAVMESKQVAVLVPTTILAQQHYNTFRERFAGYPVTVEMLSRFRTPKEQRLIIQGLKEGSVDIVIGTHRLVQEDVVFKDLGLLVVDEEQRFGVAHKEKLKKLRTSVDVLTLTATPIPRTLHMSLVGVRDTSLLETPPENRFPVQTYVLEEDPLLIREAIRRELGRGGQVYYVHNRVADLDNVASWVKGLVPEARIVTAHGQMREEELEQIMLDFIDREYDVLVCTTIIESGLDISNVNTLIIKEANNFGLAQLYQLRGRVGRANRLAYAYLTFRKDRVLNEVAEKRLAAIREFTEFGSGYKIAMRDLEIRGAGNLLGAEQHGHIAAVGFDMYCRLLEEAVREARGQQEEKPVDTVVELPVEAYIPNQYIADANQKVEIYRRIASLQSTGGIADLEEELVDRFGDLPQAVQNLLRVSRIRIMAGHLKIKSVNKQQGFYRLTFAPGHTLTGEKLVQLGEHYRNKVKFSHADGDFEIRYKVREAGRLPAEQMDELERFLKNLAGKTHTF
- a CDS encoding PRC-barrel domain-containing protein, producing MRKSKQFISMPVISLEEGRQIGTVKGLVVDPGLKRVAALIIEQKGWFNDQKFIPYSNVHSVGEDAVTIKHGTMVQKGGNLPEIISLAKNKVKISGARMVTESGTVLGEADDYYVNLASGEMIGLEFSGSFINGLFSGKAFLDINHVLTIGKDMVVCSDKSPEEAVKLDGGLQERLRSVKDSTSHLWESTLQKTRELGSNVNNSITRIKRSKKENETPKPPVKESIPRSGEQTEPLGQKPPEGQATPENKPRID
- a CDS encoding peptidylprolyl isomerase, with protein sequence MRRNTIILLSLTLSLALVFLGGCGSNVVATVNGENITSQELDEAVATQMDTLAQQGFVLEGEQAREMEKMLQQDVLNQLIDQRLVLAEVERLGLMPTDKEVQEEIATLKEQLDSEGEFKKFLAAYGINEPKLGDFMKEQLAVNKLYEKISSEVPQPTETEISDYYAKNSAQYTDPEQRQVSHILIGVGDYSNGKNRSEMDAKVLALQIVDKVASGADFAQLAREYSDDLGSKDNGGQYPAFSKGSGFAEEFENAAFALQEGKYTVEPVKTTFGYHIIRLDKLIPAKTYTLDEVKDQIITSLRNERVNQKVAEYMQELRDNADIVNKLAEQPAEQQSGTEPENQSTKK